Proteins encoded by one window of Candidatus Paceibacterota bacterium:
- the cysS gene encoding cysteine--tRNA ligase translates to MAIRIYNTLIRDKAFFEPIHEGEVYMYHCGPTVYDYAHIGNMRAYVFADILRRTFEWNKYKVKQIINITDVGHPSSDEDDGEDKIETASQREHKSAEEVAKFYTDIFFSDLKKLNVNTTDTIFPRASEHIPEQIELVRILEEKGFAYKTSKGIYFDTMKFPDYGKLALLDIKNLREGARVEINPEKRNPTDFSLWKFSPTPGVRQQEWDSPWGIGFPGWHIECSAMSMKYLGNHFDIHTGGVDHISVHHTNEIAQSEAATGEHLANYWMHSAFLSIDGQKMSKSIGNFTTLTDIEKSGISPLAFRYFLLGTNYRMPLNFTWSALSGAEKALLGIYREASLFPKGGTVDEDFSSRFKDVINNDFNTPQALALIFELLRSPLPPETKFATLLEFDKVLGLDIENSQVVTTIPDEEVPIPVKNLIDEREIARAKKDFERSDLIRTEIAKLGYLVDDSAEGPKVTKK, encoded by the coding sequence ATGGCTATAAGAATTTACAACACTCTCATTCGCGACAAAGCCTTCTTTGAGCCTATTCACGAAGGTGAGGTTTATATGTATCACTGTGGGCCAACGGTATACGACTATGCCCATATTGGAAATATGCGAGCTTATGTTTTTGCTGATATTTTGCGAAGGACTTTTGAGTGGAATAAATACAAGGTTAAACAAATTATCAATATCACGGACGTTGGACACCCTTCTTCAGATGAAGATGACGGAGAAGATAAGATAGAAACAGCTTCACAGCGTGAGCATAAATCCGCAGAAGAAGTCGCAAAATTTTATACAGATATTTTTTTTAGTGACTTAAAAAAGCTAAACGTAAATACAACAGATACTATTTTCCCAAGAGCTTCAGAACATATTCCAGAACAAATTGAATTGGTGCGAATCCTTGAAGAAAAAGGTTTTGCCTATAAGACAAGTAAGGGTATTTATTTTGACACAATGAAGTTTCCGGATTATGGAAAATTGGCCCTTTTAGATATAAAAAATTTGCGCGAAGGTGCTCGAGTTGAAATTAATCCTGAAAAAAGAAATCCTACAGATTTTTCACTTTGGAAATTCTCGCCTACCCCCGGGGTTCGTCAGCAAGAATGGGACTCACCTTGGGGTATCGGATTTCCTGGTTGGCATATTGAATGCTCAGCAATGTCGATGAAGTATCTTGGCAATCATTTCGATATTCATACCGGAGGGGTTGACCATATTTCTGTTCACCACACAAACGAAATCGCGCAGTCCGAAGCTGCTACAGGTGAACACCTCGCCAACTATTGGATGCATTCCGCGTTTCTAAGTATCGATGGACAAAAGATGTCGAAGTCTATTGGAAATTTCACCACATTAACCGATATTGAAAAAAGTGGTATTTCCCCTCTCGCCTTTCGTTATTTTCTTTTGGGAACAAACTACCGCATGCCTTTGAACTTCACGTGGTCAGCGCTTTCTGGTGCTGAAAAAGCTCTTCTGGGAATCTATCGCGAAGCTTCTCTTTTTCCAAAAGGTGGCACAGTCGACGAAGACTTCTCTTCTAGGTTTAAGGATGTTATCAACAATGACTTCAACACCCCCCAAGCGCTTGCTCTTATTTTTGAGCTTTTGAGATCCCCTCTTCCGCCAGAAACAAAGTTCGCAACCCTTCTTGAATTTGATAAAGTTTTGGGGCTTGATATTGAAAATAGCCAAGTAGTCACAACGATTCCAGACGAAGAAGTACCCATTCCTGTTAAAAATCTTATAGACGAAAGAGAGATCGCTAGAGCAAAGAAAGATTTCGAGAGATCAGACCTTATTCGTACAGAAATAGCCAAATTAGGCTATCTTGTTGATGATTCTGCTGAAGGCCCTAAAGTGACCAAAAAATAG
- a CDS encoding toprim domain-containing protein — protein MDAREKLERLFAMFPGIGPRQAKRFVYFLLTRNSNFISELSLALADVKKNVSQCASCYRFFPSDTNTMCQICRGANTDQSTVLVVEKDVDFENVNKSGFYNGRFFILGGLLPILEEEPAKKIRARELVAEIERQAKLGALKEIIIALSLNPEGENTYQYVKRILEPVTQKYSISLSTLGRGLSTGSELEYSDGETLKYAIENRK, from the coding sequence ATGGATGCTCGAGAAAAACTAGAACGTCTTTTTGCAATGTTCCCCGGCATAGGTCCACGTCAGGCTAAGAGATTTGTATATTTTCTTCTAACTCGAAATAGTAATTTTATCTCGGAACTTTCTTTAGCCCTCGCAGATGTAAAGAAAAATGTTTCTCAGTGCGCTTCTTGCTATAGATTTTTCCCTAGCGACACGAATACAATGTGTCAGATATGTCGTGGTGCAAACACCGACCAGAGCACTGTCCTTGTTGTTGAAAAAGATGTTGATTTTGAAAACGTAAATAAAAGTGGTTTCTATAATGGTCGTTTCTTTATCCTCGGCGGACTACTCCCAATCCTCGAAGAAGAGCCTGCTAAAAAAATCCGAGCTCGCGAGCTAGTTGCAGAAATTGAGCGCCAAGCAAAACTCGGAGCTCTTAAAGAAATAATTATCGCCCTTTCGCTAAATCCCGAAGGTGAAAATACCTATCAATATGTTAAGCGCATTCTCGAACCAGTCACACAAAAATATTCTATTAGTTTAAGTACTCTTGGGCGCGGTCTTTCCACTGGTTCCGAACTCGAATACTCAGACGGAGAAACACTTAAATACGCAATCGAAAATAGAAAATAA
- the rplU gene encoding 50S ribosomal protein L21 encodes MAVTKKTAGKKAESSEFAVIKTGGKQYRVAVGDVVTIEIMDGEHKEGEAIVFDKVLLVDDGKDTTIGTPYIKEAKVTGVLKEIGKAKKVEVMKYKAKSRYLKIRGHRQPFFKVAIEKIK; translated from the coding sequence ATGGCTGTAACCAAGAAAACCGCAGGAAAGAAGGCAGAATCAAGTGAATTTGCCGTAATAAAGACTGGTGGAAAGCAATATCGCGTTGCGGTTGGCGATGTTGTTACTATTGAAATAATGGATGGTGAGCACAAAGAGGGCGAGGCTATCGTCTTTGATAAGGTTTTGCTCGTTGATGACGGCAAAGATACAACCATCGGAACTCCATATATAAAAGAAGCAAAAGTGACCGGAGTATTGAAAGAAATTGGAAAGGCAAAGAAAGTAGAGGTGATGAAATACAAGGCCAAGAGTCGCTATTTGAAGATTAGAGGACATCGCCAGCCATTTTTCAAGGTTGCTATAGAGAAGATAAAATAA
- a CDS encoding magnesium transporter CorA family protein has protein sequence MRTIYKYNNVTWIDLESPNKEEIRELIEEYQVHPLVAEELLVPTIRPKVDLYDDCIYLILHFPSVVHSHSRHKSNEIDFIIGKNYIVTNHYESIDAIHQFSKIFEVNSILNKSNMGDHSGYLLFYLLRELYKNLMEQLFDLDHNLKSIEERIFRGEERAMVKTISHINRKLLTFKQAIQYHKGVLESFETAGRRFFGENFDYHLRSMLSEYHKVSSTLEGHRDTVNELRDTNDSLLSSKTNEIMKTLTIMAFIILPMTFVGQVFGVSLQNIPFQNSPNGFWIVIGLMAFVGVFGFSIFKYKKWL, from the coding sequence ATGCGGACCATATACAAATACAACAATGTAACTTGGATAGATTTGGAGTCTCCAAATAAAGAAGAAATCCGGGAACTAATCGAGGAATATCAAGTTCATCCATTAGTTGCTGAGGAATTATTGGTTCCAACAATTCGCCCAAAGGTTGATTTGTATGATGATTGTATTTATTTAATACTCCACTTCCCTTCCGTGGTTCATTCACATTCAAGACATAAATCAAACGAAATTGATTTTATTATCGGGAAAAACTATATCGTCACAAATCACTACGAATCGATTGATGCAATTCATCAATTTTCAAAAATATTTGAGGTAAATTCAATTCTGAACAAAAGCAATATGGGAGACCATAGTGGCTATCTACTTTTTTATCTTCTCCGTGAGCTTTATAAAAACTTAATGGAGCAACTTTTTGACCTTGACCACAATCTAAAAAGTATCGAGGAAAGAATTTTCCGTGGCGAAGAAAGAGCAATGGTTAAAACAATTTCCCATATCAACCGGAAGCTACTAACCTTTAAGCAGGCTATTCAATATCACAAAGGAGTGCTTGAATCGTTTGAAACTGCTGGACGACGTTTTTTTGGAGAAAATTTTGATTATCACCTACGCTCAATGCTTTCTGAGTATCATAAGGTTTCTAGTACTCTTGAGGGTCACCGCGATACCGTCAACGAACTCCGCGACACAAACGACTCACTTCTTTCAAGTAAAACCAACGAGATTATGAAAACTCTCACCATTATGGCTTTCATAATTTTGCCTATGACCTTTGTTGGACAAGTTTTCGGGGTTAGCTTACAAAATATCCCATTCCAAAATTCCCCTAATGGATTTTGGATTGTAATCGGATTAATGGCATTCGTCGGAGTATTTGGCTTTTCAATATTTAAATATAAAAAATGGCTATAA
- a CDS encoding S41 family peptidase, which yields MFSRYRKSFYYALVVAVFVVVFGSGFYFGKKSSPSIDEVALLNKTAPAGIETDFEAFWKTWTVLNEKFVSKKKIPTDQEKVWGAISGLTKSFDDPYTVFFPPVESKAFAEDIKGEFGGVGMEIGLRDEVLTVVSPLKGSPAEKAGIRAGDRIFKIDDKITTDMAVDAAVKLIRGEKGTAVKLSIVRNGDSKPIEISITRDTINIPTIDTKLRDDGVFVISLYSFSENSPNLFAKALREFIVSGSDKLVLDLRGNPGGYLEAAVDMASWFLPAGKIIVREDLGKNQEEEVYRSRGYDIFNDKLKMVILINRGSASASEILTGALLEHGKAVVVGERSFGKGSVQELVKITPETSLKVTIARWLTPNGLSISEGGITPTFVATTSEKDLIAGKDVQMEKAVEILLKKS from the coding sequence ATGTTCTCACGCTATCGAAAATCTTTTTACTACGCGTTAGTCGTTGCTGTCTTCGTCGTTGTTTTTGGTTCCGGATTTTATTTCGGTAAAAAATCTTCCCCTTCCATTGACGAAGTTGCCCTATTAAACAAAACAGCACCAGCGGGAATAGAGACCGACTTCGAAGCTTTCTGGAAGACTTGGACAGTTTTGAACGAAAAATTTGTTTCAAAAAAGAAAATTCCAACAGACCAAGAAAAAGTTTGGGGTGCAATTTCTGGGCTTACTAAATCTTTTGACGATCCGTACACTGTATTTTTCCCACCAGTTGAATCAAAAGCTTTTGCGGAAGACATAAAAGGTGAGTTTGGCGGAGTTGGTATGGAGATTGGTTTGCGTGATGAGGTTTTGACTGTCGTTTCGCCACTTAAGGGTTCGCCCGCAGAGAAGGCTGGCATTAGGGCTGGTGACAGAATTTTTAAGATTGACGACAAGATTACTACCGATATGGCAGTAGACGCCGCTGTTAAATTAATTCGCGGAGAAAAAGGAACGGCAGTAAAACTTTCTATTGTTCGCAACGGTGATTCAAAGCCCATCGAAATTTCTATAACTAGAGACACGATAAATATTCCAACAATTGACACTAAATTGAGAGATGATGGAGTTTTTGTTATTAGCCTGTATAGTTTTTCAGAAAATTCTCCAAATTTATTCGCAAAGGCTTTGCGAGAATTTATTGTGTCTGGTAGTGATAAGCTCGTCTTGGATTTGCGCGGTAACCCAGGCGGATATCTCGAGGCGGCTGTTGATATGGCTAGTTGGTTTTTACCAGCAGGCAAGATAATCGTTCGCGAAGATTTGGGTAAAAATCAAGAGGAGGAAGTTTATCGAAGTCGAGGGTACGACATCTTTAACGATAAATTGAAAATGGTTATTTTAATAAACCGTGGATCAGCTTCAGCTTCAGAAATTTTGACCGGCGCGCTTCTTGAGCACGGAAAGGCTGTTGTGGTGGGGGAGCGTAGTTTTGGCAAGGGTTCGGTTCAGGAGTTGGTCAAAATAACCCCAGAAACGTCACTTAAGGTAACTATTGCAAGATGGCTCACGCCAAATGGACTTTCAATTTCTGAAGGCGGAATTACCCCTACGTTTGTTGCGACTACGTCAGAAAAGGACTTAATTGCTGGTAAAGACGTTCAAATGGAGAAGGCAGTTGAAATTCTTTTGAAAAAAAGCTAG
- the dnaB gene encoding replicative DNA helicase has product MAQLKGSSVRVPPQNIDSERALLGAIMVRSDAINEIVDSIEPESFYAEKHRIIYNAIRELFARNEPIDVITVSSRLNDKNDLERIGGRAYLIELINTVPSTSNVLHYANLVDKTSILRRLIDAADHISDLGFTESKELDQVLDEAEKKIFGITNSPKVHKFVNIKDTLTEAWERLDHLNKSGDEIRGVPTGFPDLDAKTAGFQKSDLIILAARPSMGKTALALDIARLASTRHNIPVGIFSLEMSAHQLTDRMLAAESRVDAWKLRTGKISADEDFSRLRDAMSVLSKAPIYIDDQAGNSILKMRSVARRLKSEHGLGLIIVDYLQLMTTSKNYDSMVNQVTEISRSLKSLARELDIPVLALSQLSRAVESRGGRPRLSDLRDSGSIEQDADLVMFIHREDKYKDDSERPNIAEILIEKHRNGPTGKIELYFDDKKTTFLPVDKGDYATLSKDDDF; this is encoded by the coding sequence ATGGCACAACTAAAAGGAAGTTCTGTTCGTGTTCCCCCACAAAATATTGACTCCGAGAGAGCTCTTCTTGGTGCAATAATGGTTCGATCAGATGCAATCAACGAGATTGTTGATTCTATAGAACCGGAATCTTTTTACGCTGAAAAACACCGCATAATTTACAATGCAATTCGAGAACTTTTTGCCAGAAATGAACCAATCGACGTAATTACTGTTTCTTCCAGACTAAACGACAAGAATGACCTAGAACGTATTGGTGGTCGTGCATACCTTATTGAATTAATTAATACCGTCCCTTCAACGTCAAACGTTTTACACTATGCCAATCTTGTCGACAAGACGAGTATCTTGCGCAGACTAATCGACGCCGCAGATCATATTTCTGATTTGGGCTTTACTGAATCAAAAGAACTTGATCAAGTTTTAGACGAAGCAGAGAAAAAAATATTCGGCATCACCAATTCCCCAAAGGTTCACAAATTCGTTAATATCAAAGACACTTTGACTGAGGCGTGGGAAAGACTGGATCATCTAAATAAGTCTGGCGACGAAATTCGCGGTGTCCCAACTGGATTTCCAGACCTTGATGCAAAAACTGCTGGTTTCCAAAAGTCTGACCTAATCATTCTCGCGGCTCGCCCATCAATGGGTAAAACTGCTTTAGCTCTCGATATCGCAAGACTCGCCTCTACTCGTCACAATATCCCGGTTGGAATTTTTTCTCTTGAAATGAGCGCACATCAACTCACCGACCGTATGCTTGCCGCCGAATCCCGCGTTGACGCATGGAAACTACGCACCGGCAAAATTAGCGCCGATGAAGATTTTTCTCGTTTACGCGACGCAATGAGTGTTCTTTCAAAAGCCCCTATCTATATCGACGACCAAGCCGGTAACTCCATTCTTAAAATGCGTTCTGTTGCACGTAGATTAAAAAGCGAACATGGTCTCGGCCTTATCATTGTCGACTACCTCCAACTCATGACCACCTCAAAAAATTACGATTCTATGGTCAACCAAGTGACTGAGATCTCTCGCTCCCTAAAGAGCCTCGCTCGCGAGCTAGATATTCCAGTCCTCGCACTTTCTCAGCTCTCACGTGCCGTTGAATCACGCGGCGGACGCCCTCGCCTTTCCGACCTCCGTGACTCCGGTTCTATTGAACAGGATGCTGACTTGGTTATGTTTATTCACCGCGAAGACAAGTACAAAGATGATTCCGAGCGACCAAATATTGCTGAAATTCTTATCGAAAAACATCGAAATGGTCCAACAGGTAAAATTGAATTGTATTTCGATGACAAAAAAACAACCTTCCTCCCTGTTGATAAGGGCGACTACGCAACACTTAGTAAGGATGATGACTTTTAA
- a CDS encoding GatB/YqeY domain-containing protein → MTLYEQLKGELITAMKAKDEVALNTVRGILSACTNELVATKRTPHDTLTDEEITAVIKRAVKQRKDSVEQYMKGNRADLAQVEVAEISLLEKYLPETMGRDDIARVVKAKIADLGGIVDKSKKGMLMGMVMNELKGVADGNDVKDVIDELLV, encoded by the coding sequence ATGACACTTTACGAACAACTCAAAGGAGAACTAATAACAGCAATGAAGGCGAAGGATGAGGTCGCGCTAAACACTGTCCGCGGAATACTTTCTGCTTGCACAAACGAACTCGTTGCAACAAAGCGTACCCCACACGACACTTTAACCGACGAAGAAATTACGGCTGTTATAAAACGCGCCGTTAAGCAACGAAAGGACTCTGTCGAGCAATACATGAAAGGCAACCGCGCTGATCTTGCTCAAGTTGAAGTAGCAGAGATTTCTCTTCTTGAAAAATACCTCCCAGAAACAATGGGTCGTGATGATATTGCTCGTGTTGTTAAAGCAAAGATTGCTGACCTTGGCGGTATCGTCGACAAATCTAAAAAAGGAATGCTAATGGGAATGGTGATGAACGAACTAAAAGGTGTTGCTGATGGAAACGATGTTAAGGATGTAATTGACGAGCTTCTAGTCTAG
- the rplI gene encoding 50S ribosomal protein L9, producing the protein MKVIFLHDVPRQGKKYEVKEVSDGFVKNFLFPRKLVEVATDKALARLELMKKAEVSERKIQEDLLEKNIQDLNGVAVVMKEKANELGHLFAGVHKEEIAKAIAETTRLSVKPEMILLEEPIRQTGEFSIEVAIKDKKAKVLLTIETLA; encoded by the coding sequence ATGAAAGTCATATTTTTACACGATGTTCCAAGACAGGGGAAGAAATACGAAGTGAAAGAGGTTTCCGATGGTTTTGTTAAGAATTTCCTTTTTCCAAGGAAGTTGGTTGAGGTTGCGACCGATAAGGCACTGGCTCGCCTTGAACTTATGAAAAAAGCAGAAGTATCTGAGCGAAAAATTCAGGAAGATCTTTTGGAAAAGAATATTCAGGATTTAAACGGGGTAGCGGTTGTTATGAAAGAGAAGGCTAATGAACTCGGCCATTTGTTTGCGGGAGTTCACAAAGAAGAGATTGCTAAGGCTATTGCTGAAACAACACGTCTTTCTGTTAAACCAGAAATGATCTTACTTGAAGAGCCAATTCGTCAAACTGGAGAATTTTCAATCGAAGTTGCAATCAAAGACAAGAAAGCAAAAGTTTTGCTAACTATCGAGACCCTCGCATAA
- a CDS encoding DNA recombination protein RmuC codes for MEVGTIIFVVIGVFIGAFVVWIITAKQGKPAVETDSLLLIQNQLATLAKTMDDKLGASNKDMQEAVRHQFVESQSLIRDITEKLTRLDETNKQVISVTDQLQGLQDILKNPKQRGVLGEYYLETLLKNVMAPNDYQMQYAFGDGEIVDAVVFVKDKIIPVDSKFSLENYNRVIDEKNPAERERLAKLFLNDLKLRISETAKYIRPNEGTMDFAFMFIPHEAIYYDLLVNKVGSIKENEENLIQRAAGKYHVIIVSPTSFLAYLQTVLQGLKAMQIEETAKDIVRRVEELGKHLKGYEEYHSKLGNSLKTVTNHYNSSGRELKKVDKDVLRITGMSPGLEIPILEGPDREDE; via the coding sequence ATGGAAGTTGGAACTATTATTTTTGTAGTCATTGGTGTTTTTATCGGAGCTTTTGTTGTTTGGATAATCACAGCAAAACAGGGGAAACCAGCAGTTGAAACTGATAGTCTTTTACTTATTCAAAACCAACTCGCGACTTTGGCGAAGACGATGGATGACAAGCTTGGCGCGTCTAATAAAGATATGCAGGAAGCTGTTAGGCATCAATTTGTGGAATCGCAGAGTTTAATTCGCGATATTACCGAGAAGTTGACTCGTCTTGATGAAACGAACAAGCAGGTTATTTCCGTCACAGATCAGCTTCAAGGATTGCAGGATATTTTGAAGAATCCAAAACAAAGAGGTGTTTTGGGGGAATACTATTTGGAAACATTACTCAAGAACGTAATGGCTCCTAATGATTATCAAATGCAGTACGCATTTGGAGACGGAGAAATTGTTGACGCAGTTGTTTTTGTAAAAGATAAAATAATTCCTGTTGACTCGAAGTTTTCTCTTGAAAATTATAATCGTGTTATTGACGAAAAAAATCCAGCGGAGCGTGAGCGTCTAGCAAAGCTGTTCTTAAACGATTTGAAATTACGTATTTCTGAAACGGCAAAATATATTCGCCCGAACGAGGGAACGATGGACTTCGCTTTTATGTTTATCCCACACGAAGCGATTTATTATGATCTTTTGGTGAATAAGGTTGGTTCAATAAAAGAGAACGAAGAGAATTTGATACAACGCGCGGCAGGGAAGTATCACGTCATTATTGTTTCTCCAACATCATTCCTCGCATACTTACAAACAGTCCTTCAGGGGCTTAAAGCAATGCAGATTGAAGAGACCGCAAAAGATATTGTAAGGAGGGTGGAGGAGCTTGGAAAGCATTTAAAAGGGTACGAAGAATATCACAGCAAGCTTGGGAATTCATTGAAAACAGTGACCAATCATTACAATTCTTCTGGAAGGGAATTGAAGAAGGTAGACAAGGATGTTTTACGTATTACTGGAATGAGCCCAGGACTCGAAATTCCAATATTGGAAGGACCCGACCGAGAAGACGAATAG
- the rpmA gene encoding 50S ribosomal protein L27, translating to MATRKAGGTAKNLRDSNAKYLGTKLHDGETAKSGSIIVRQRGTKIMPGKNVGLGSDHTIFALKDGKVKFTSKRKVGFDGVTSVKKVVSVI from the coding sequence ATGGCAACACGAAAAGCTGGAGGTACAGCTAAAAACCTCAGAGATTCAAACGCAAAGTACTTAGGTACGAAGCTTCATGACGGCGAGACTGCAAAGTCTGGCTCTATTATTGTTCGTCAGCGCGGTACAAAAATCATGCCTGGAAAAAATGTTGGCCTCGGCAGTGATCATACTATTTTCGCCCTCAAAGACGGAAAAGTTAAATTCACATCAAAGAGAAAGGTTGGTTTCGATGGCGTAACATCTGTCAAAAAAGTTGTAAGCGTTATCTAG
- a CDS encoding PD-(D/E)XK nuclease family protein — protein sequence MRTSYSALETFKTCPLKYKYQVIEKRGAPKRIEAIFGTLVHSALKFMFERNPLYPTLDEVINFFTIKFNEKADGVLFNDEKTKEAEEKMYLEEGVRMLKNFYKKNQPWNFNALELETRFSLDIEDEKTKRTHTLAGIIDRIDKNEENETYEIIDYKTSKKMPAESTLEENLQLNLYHLALTRRWPSITSGKVKLSLYFLKHNEKISLTPNQAVIKRAQEMLLSTIREVEDKTEKDDFPPTPGPLCNYCGFRPVCPMWSHEYKVEKNEPDEKMVSSAISEFFELKDSEDKNKDRLGELREIIIGYMDKEKVERVFGADGFITRTNQERVSYDLEKLRPTLEAHGHWQKLLTPDAKKLDEINAELTEEEILAVKEAQIIKKFATLKSTKKKGAVEEE from the coding sequence ATGCGTACTTCTTACTCAGCACTCGAAACATTCAAGACCTGCCCGCTGAAATACAAATATCAAGTTATTGAAAAACGCGGAGCCCCAAAAAGAATTGAGGCAATTTTTGGAACCCTTGTTCATAGCGCCCTGAAGTTTATGTTTGAGCGCAACCCCCTATACCCCACACTAGATGAGGTTATTAATTTTTTTACAATAAAATTTAACGAAAAAGCTGATGGAGTTTTGTTTAATGATGAAAAAACCAAAGAAGCTGAAGAGAAAATGTACCTTGAAGAGGGTGTGCGAATGTTGAAAAATTTCTATAAAAAAAATCAACCCTGGAATTTTAACGCACTCGAACTTGAAACGAGGTTTTCCTTGGATATAGAAGATGAAAAAACAAAACGCACCCACACGCTCGCCGGAATAATTGATCGCATCGACAAAAACGAGGAAAATGAGACGTACGAAATAATTGATTACAAAACCTCAAAAAAGATGCCAGCGGAGTCAACGCTCGAAGAAAATTTACAGCTCAATTTGTATCATTTGGCGCTAACAAGGCGGTGGCCGTCAATAACATCTGGGAAAGTTAAGCTATCACTCTATTTTTTGAAGCATAACGAAAAAATTTCATTAACCCCAAACCAAGCTGTAATCAAACGCGCGCAGGAAATGCTTCTTTCTACAATTCGTGAAGTAGAAGACAAAACAGAGAAAGACGATTTCCCACCTACACCAGGACCTTTGTGTAATTACTGTGGCTTCCGCCCTGTCTGTCCTATGTGGTCACACGAATACAAAGTCGAAAAAAATGAGCCTGACGAAAAAATGGTTTCTTCTGCAATTAGTGAATTCTTTGAACTAAAAGATAGTGAGGACAAAAATAAAGACAGACTCGGAGAGCTCAGAGAAATAATTATTGGTTATATGGATAAAGAAAAAGTAGAGCGTGTGTTTGGTGCTGACGGTTTTATCACGCGAACAAACCAAGAACGAGTCTCTTATGATTTAGAGAAGTTGCGCCCCACACTTGAAGCACATGGACATTGGCAAAAACTTCTTACGCCTGACGCAAAAAAGCTTGATGAAATTAACGCTGAACTTACCGAGGAGGAAATACTAGCCGTCAAAGAAGCACAAATTATAAAAAAGTTCGCAACCCTAAAATCAACAAAGAAAAAAGGGGCTGTTGAAGAAGAGTAA
- a CDS encoding PD-(D/E)XK nuclease family protein: MSQYYNPRRTKNKFSPDSAEPFALSRSKIDLFLECPRCFYLDRRLGVGRPPGFPFSLNSAVDKLLKKEFDIYRAKGIAHPLMTNYKIDAVPFKHDNLEDWRNNFVGVRYLHKKTNFVVTGAVDDIWEAPSGEIMVVDYKATSKEGEVSLDAEWQDGYKRQMEVYQWLLRQNDHIVSNVGYFVYCNGISDKEAFDAKLEFNVKVIPYKGSDEWIEEALIGAKKCLLLDEPPKESEDCDYCLYREAVSEVMPKKKGGGTASLW, from the coding sequence ATGTCCCAATATTACAATCCGCGCCGAACCAAGAATAAATTTAGTCCTGATAGCGCCGAACCATTTGCGCTCTCGCGTTCAAAAATTGATTTATTTTTAGAGTGTCCAAGATGCTTTTATTTAGACCGAAGACTCGGGGTAGGGAGGCCACCAGGTTTTCCTTTTTCTCTAAACTCTGCCGTAGATAAGCTTCTTAAAAAAGAGTTTGATATTTATCGCGCCAAAGGAATAGCTCATCCTTTGATGACAAATTACAAAATCGACGCTGTCCCTTTCAAGCACGATAATTTAGAGGATTGGCGAAACAACTTTGTCGGGGTGCGATATTTACACAAGAAAACAAATTTCGTCGTGACTGGTGCGGTGGATGATATTTGGGAAGCGCCGTCCGGCGAGATAATGGTTGTTGACTACAAAGCGACAAGTAAAGAAGGGGAAGTGTCTCTTGATGCTGAATGGCAAGATGGATATAAGCGACAAATGGAGGTGTATCAGTGGCTTCTACGCCAAAATGATCATATTGTTTCAAACGTGGGGTATTTCGTCTACTGCAACGGCATCTCAGATAAAGAAGCTTTTGACGCCAAGCTTGAATTTAATGTGAAAGTCATTCCTTACAAAGGTTCGGATGAGTGGATTGAGGAAGCTCTAATTGGGGCGAAGAAATGTTTACTTCTTGATGAACCACCAAAAGAATCTGAAGATTGTGATTATTGCTTGTATCGTGAAGCCGTTTCCGAAGTGATGCCAAAGAAAAAAGGAGGGGGAACAGCTTCGTTGTGGTAA